The Leguminivora glycinivorella isolate SPB_JAAS2020 chromosome 1, LegGlyc_1.1, whole genome shotgun sequence genome includes a region encoding these proteins:
- the LOC125226728 gene encoding histone acetyltransferase type B catalytic subunit, which produces MTDALCHLVVDGNEVLELKLVRSPDDIEDEETSFAPEMCHQVFGENENIFGYTDLRIRLYYTAGSLQTYLGIEYSEKIEPSISEGMKADDVEGAMKKILAPGYTTNLDQFVSLLEKDKAFRPMGKMLHSFTATSHDGGDKHTFEVYFCDTTTPGFLAFHERLQTFLLWYVDAASFIDVDDDQWTFFTVFEKYPTSEGGHAYAAAGYATVYRYYAYPAHARPRVSQVLTLPPFRKLGVCANLLTAIYSHFVILPEVIDMTVEDPSEDFQRIRDYVDCKNCETLPAFYPAKLYQGFSPEMVSQACAKFKINKKQVRRVYEILRLRATNTSDKTQYLQYRLDVKNRLNAPFQKKKLEMKKLEKVLKPEEYAATLSSLGVNETQGRLASQYLALEADYRRVLHRLDHD; this is translated from the exons ATGACTGATGCTTTGTGCCATTTAGTTGTAGACGGCAACGAGGTATTGGAACTAAAATTAG TGAGGTCTCCAGATGATATCGAGGATGAAGAAACTAGCTTCGCTCCAGAAATGTGCCACCAAGTGTTTGGCGAGAACGAAAATATTTTTGGTTACACGGATTTGCGTATACGGCTCTACTACACTGCTGGGAGTCTTCAAACATATCTCGGCATCGAATACTCTGAAAAG ATTGAGCCCAGTATTTCTGAAGGCATGAAAGCTGATGATGTAGAAGGAGCTATGAAAAAAATCTTGGCACCTGGTTATACAACAAATTTAGACCAGTTTGTCTCATTGTTAGAAAAGGACAAAGCATTCAGGCCAATGGGAAAAATGCTACATTCCTTTACAGCAACATCTc ATGACGGGGGAGACAAACACACATTTGAAGTGTACTTCTGTGACACAACCACCCCAGGTTTTCTGGCCTTCCATGAGCGGCTACAGACGTTTCTGCTGTGGTATGTGGATGCAGCCTCCTTCATTGATGTAGATGATGACCAATGGACCTTCTTTACAGT ATTCGAGAAGTACCCGACGAGCGAGGGCGGCCACGCGTACGCGGCCGCGGGGTACGCGACGGTGTACCGCTACTACGCGtaccccgcgcacgcgcgcccgCGCGTGTCGCAGGTGCTCACGCTGCCGCCCTTCCGCAAGCTCGGCGTCTGCGCCAACCTCCTTACG GCCATCTATTCTCACTTTGTAATACTTCCAGAAGTCATTGATATGACTGTAGAAGATCCATCTGAAGATTTTCAGAGAATCAGAGATTATGTAGATTGCAAAAACTGTGAAACTCTACCAGCATTTTATCCAGCAAAGCTTTATCAAGG GTTTTCGCCTGAGATGGTGTCGCAAGCGTGCGCCAAGTTCAAGATAAACAAAAAGCAGGTGCGGCGCGTGTACGAGATCCTGCGCCTGCGCGCCACCAACACGTCCGACAAGACGCAATACCTGCAGTACAGGCTCGACGTCAAGAACAGGCTCAACGCTCCTTTCCAG AAAAAGAAATTAGAAATGAAGAAACTGGAGAAAGTTCTGAAGCCGGAAGAGTACGCGGCGACGCTGAGCTCGCTCGGCGTGAACGAGACGCAGGGCCGCCTCGCCAGCCAGTACCTCGCGCTGGAGGCCGACTACCGCCGCGTGCTGCACCGCCTCGACCACGACTAG